The segment GCGCCGGCCACCTCGGCGAGCGCCCTGGCCGCCCGCCACAACAGCGGGCCGCCGACCGGGAGCGGCGCCCGCCCGCCCATGCGGGCCGCCTGCGACGCGGTCACGGCGCCGGCGCCGACCACGTTGACGGGGCCGTCCACCGCCCGGTCGAGGGCGGCGACGAGCGCGGCCGCGGCGTCCTCCTGGTGGAGGAGCGAGAACGGGGGGTCGGCGGCGGCGGACACGGGGACGACCGGGAGGCGGAGGTAGCGGCCGAGCGGGCTCGGGAAGTGGGGGCCGACCACGGGGGCCATGCGGACGAGCGCGACCGTGCAGCGGGCGGCCCGGGCGGCGTCGGCGGCGACGGCCTCGGCGGCGGCCAGCGACCGGCCGAACGGCGAGGTCGGGTCGGCGGGGGCGTCCTCGTCGGGCCTCGTCGGGCCGCCCCGGCGCCGCCCGTACACCTCGATGCCG is part of the Acidimicrobiales bacterium genome and harbors:
- a CDS encoding NAD-dependent epimerase/dehydratase family protein, with the protein product GIEVYGRRRGGPTRPDEDAPADPTSPFGRSLAAAEAVAADAARAARCTVALVRMAPVVGPHFPSPLGRYLRLPVVPVSAAADPPFSLLHQEDAAAALVAALDRAVDGPVNVVGAGAVTASQAARMGGRAPLPVGGPLLWRAARALAEVAGAPVPDHVHELLARGRTADGGRAADLLGEAPATSTPEVVKALYEWATVTYLRPVEEAA